TCCCGGCATTTGTTCTAAAACTTCGTTGAACTTTACGTGTCCTATTTTACCGGCTTTTTGAGCGTACATGCTGCCACTCAATAAGATTATGCCTGCTAAGGCTAAAATTTTTACAAAAGATTTTCTCATCGTTATTAATTATTTTTTTAGTTCCTAATTTGTTTTTGCAAAAGTAGCAATAAAATTATATTAAGCTGTTTTTTAGAAAAAATTAGCAATTATTTGTACGTATAACCTAAATGGTCGAGTATCATTTCGCTGATATCGTATTTTGGATTTGAGTAGATAATAGTTGCATTACCGGCTTTATCTAAAATAATTGCGTAGTTTTCTTCCTTTGCAATTGCTTCAATGGCTGTGTATATTTTTTCCTGAATTGGGGTAATAAGTTCTTCGCGTTTTTTTTGTAAATCGCCATCTTTACCGAAGCGTTTTTTTTGCAATTCTTTTACTTCCTTTTCCTTATTAATTATTTCATTTTCTCTTTTTTGCTTCATTTCTTCGGGTAGCAAAACCGCTTCTTTTTGGTATCTTTTGTAAAGATTGTCGATTTCCGAAAACTTTTCTTCAATTTCTTCTTGCCATTGTACCGAGAAATTTTCCAATTGAGTTTGTGCATCGCCGTACTCCGGAATGTTTTGCATGATGTATGCCGTGTTAACGTAAGCTATTTTTTGAGCCTGAGCCGACAAAAAACCTGCTAATAAAGCTATGGTAATAATAATGACTTTTTTCATTGCTTAAAATTTTTGTTTGAGTTATTATTTTCTTTTTCAAGATATAGGAACAACAAAAAACTTGCCAAATTTAATCAATAGATGAGTTTATGGAGAAGTGGAACTGACCCTTGTTGGCAGAAGGCATACCAGGGATTGGGTCAAATCCGTAACCCCAGTCTAAACCAAGCAAGCCGAACATTGGTAAATATACTCTCAATCCCACACCTGCCGATCGTCTAACGTTAAATGGGTTGTAGTCTTTAATTTTGTCCCAAGTGTTTCCGGCTTCAACAAAAATAGATGCATAAATTGTTGAATTCGGATTAAGGGTTAGCGGGTACCTTATCTCTAATGTGGATTTGTTGTATATACTGGCACCCTTTTTAGTTGTGGTTAGTGACTCGTTTTCGTAACCTCTAAAGCCTATAACCTGTCTTCCGTCGATGTAGCCGTAGCCGCTCATTCCGTCTCCACCCATAACGTATCTGTTAAATGCAGTAATGTTTAAGTCGGGGTTGTATTTTCCTATAAAGCCGGCTTTTGTCCTAACCATAAGCACCAAGTCGCCTACAATTTGCTGATAAAATGTAGCGTTTAGCTTCCATTGGTGAAACTCAACCAAGCGATATTTGTCCACATTGCTTTTTTGTTCGTAAGCATTAGGAAACATAATGGAGTAGGGTGGTGTAGCTTCTACCGATACGCTAAATTCGGAACCTACTCTGGGGTAAATGGGCGCATCGTTTGAGTAACGACTTAAACCAATTGTGTACGAATAGTTTTGATACAAACCGTTACCGTCGAGAACAGCAAGGTATGGAGTGTAATTTCTTAGTCGATACTGTTGTAAGTTTAGCGAGTGGAAGAAACTGAAATAGTTGTCGGGCCAATTCAGACGACGACTTAATCCAACACTAAAACCTAAAATATTATATTGTATCCAATCTTCTTTTGCTTCCTTATAGTTGTGTGTGAGATTGGAATTGTAGATAGAAACGCTAAATTGGTTTGGTCTTTTGCCTCCCAACCATGGTTCGACAAATGATGCTGAAATGCTGTAATAACCTCTGCCATACGATTGACCTCTGAGCGATAATCTTTGTCCATCTCCCGAAGGGATAGGTTTCCATGATTCTTTTTTGAAGAATTTTTTAGTGGAAAAGTTATTAAAAGAAACGCCCAAGGTTCCTATGAATCTTCTAAAGCCCCATCCGCCCGATAGTTCTAATTGGTCAGAAGATGTTTCTTCAACGCTATAAGCTATATCCACGGTTCCGTTATTGGGGTCGATGTTGGTAGGGGTAATTCCCATAGTTTCGGCGTTAAAGTATTTTAGTTGGCTTAAAGATGTACGGCTTCGCAAAACATCCGAACGGCTGAATAATTGTCCGGGTCGGCTTGCCAATTCGCGAATTATTACTCCATCGTTTGTTCGTGTGTTGCCCGAAACAGTAACCTTATTTATACGCATTTGCTTGCCTTCTCTAATTCTTATTTGCATATCAATAGAGTCGTTTTCAACTCCCATAATAACGGGTTCAATATTGCAGGTAAGGTAGCCGTCGTCGGCAAATAAGCTCATTAAATCAACACCTGTAGGGTTGAAGTTTAAGACCGTTTCTAGATATTCAAGGTTGTAAACATCTCCTTTTTCAATGCTTATAAACGATGCAAGCTCCTCGGAATTGAATTTGGTGTTTCCGGCAAAAGTAATGTCTCGGTAGTAATATTTATTGCCTTCGTTAACGTGCAGGTCTATATTCAGGCGTTGTTTGTTGATATTGTAAACCGTATCTTCGGTAATGTGAGCATCGATAAAGCCGTGGTTGTGGTATTTTCTGATTATGTTTTGTTTATCTTCTTCGTAATCTTTTTCTAAAAATTTAGAACCTTTAAAAACACGCACTTTTATGTTTTGGTCGGCTAAATCGTTTACCGTATTGGGCAATTCGTTAATACTGTTATCAAACAGGTGATAGAAAGCCGAGTAAATTGTTTGGTTTGTAAATTTTAAGAAGTTGTATTTTCCGGCTTCTTTGGTTTTCTTCATAGCCGATTTGATAGCTGTTTGGCTAAGCTTATCGTTGCCGTAGATGTTTATTTTTTCAATTCTAACCTTTTTACCTTTATTTATGCTGATTTTTAAGTCAACAAAATTTTTGAGAGATGTGTCTTCTACTTGTACGATGTTTACTTTGGTAGCCGAAAAACCCTTATTTTTATAATGTTTTTGAATGGTATTGCTAAC
This sequence is a window from Lentimicrobiaceae bacterium. Protein-coding genes within it:
- a CDS encoding POTRA domain-containing protein codes for the protein MKNKYINILLIIIALLLAQNIKAQIVIGEEKLEVNYAAPKEYTIGGITVTGTQHISTSMLISISELRVGNKIEIPSDKIKKAIENIWKQGLFEDVKIVSNRIHNDQIFLDIIVTERPRLSKFSIVGVRKGEATDLRDKLKISRGDVVTENLINRVSNTIQKHYKNKGFSATKVNIVQVEDTSLKNFVDLKISINKGKKVRIEKINIYGNDKLSQTAIKSAMKKTKEAGKYNFLKFTNQTIYSAFYHLFDNSINELPNTVNDLADQNIKVRVFKGSKFLEKDYEEDKQNIIRKYHNHGFIDAHITEDTVYNINKQRLNIDLHVNEGNKYYYRDITFAGNTKFNSEELASFISIEKGDVYNLEYLETVLNFNPTGVDLMSLFADDGYLTCNIEPVIMGVENDSIDMQIRIREGKQMRINKVTVSGNTRTNDGVIIRELASRPGQLFSRSDVLRSRTSLSQLKYFNAETMGITPTNIDPNNGTVDIAYSVEETSSDQLELSGGWGFRRFIGTLGVSFNNFSTKKFFKKESWKPIPSGDGQRLSLRGQSYGRGYYSISASFVEPWLGGKRPNQFSVSIYNSNLTHNYKEAKEDWIQYNILGFSVGLSRRLNWPDNYFSFFHSLNLQQYRLRNYTPYLAVLDGNGLYQNYSYTIGLSRYSNDAPIYPRVGSEFSVSVEATPPYSIMFPNAYEQKSNVDKYRLVEFHQWKLNATFYQQIVGDLVLMVRTKAGFIGKYNPDLNITAFNRYVMGGDGMSGYGYIDGRQVIGFRGYENESLTTTKKGASIYNKSTLEIRYPLTLNPNSTIYASIFVEAGNTWDKIKDYNPFNVRRSAGVGLRVYLPMFGLLGLDWGYGFDPIPGMPSANKGQFHFSINSSID
- a CDS encoding OmpH family outer membrane protein → MKKVIIITIALLAGFLSAQAQKIAYVNTAYIMQNIPEYGDAQTQLENFSVQWQEEIEEKFSEIDNLYKRYQKEAVLLPEEMKQKRENEIINKEKEVKELQKKRFGKDGDLQKKREELITPIQEKIYTAIEAIAKEENYAIILDKAGNATIIYSNPKYDISEMILDHLGYTYK